The DNA segment AATGAAGGTTaataataagattttttttccctggatTCAAAGATAGAATATGGCATTTAAAACTTTCTTGCACAAACTACAGTGAGGCTAAAAAAAGCTCAAACAGAAATATACACTGGATTAGAACAGAATAGGCTAGCTGGAGTGAACATTTCCTTGTCCACATGAGTTCGAATCTCAACCACTGCAGTTGTCTCATTGCTTCTACCTAATAAAATTAGATTATTCGTCTTTATGTTCAGCATTTAGCAGGTTGGAAACAGAAACTCTGCAAGAACATCATATTATAATGAATTAACTTTCAGggaaataacaaattaaatgttAATCAAGCTGAaccatataatattttttaaaggaGCACGTGCTTACAGAGTGGATAAGAAAATCATGGCACATGGACTATGTGGCTCAGCTCTCATTTTGCggcattgcaatttgcaaaccaTTGACCATTACACACAACCTTTCATATTAAAAAGGATAACTCATACTTAACAAAAAACAATTGCTTTGCAGACAGTTCAATTATACAAAAATGCaatgaaaatatataaatatatatacgtgCTGAAAAAAACTATTGATTATTCAAGCTGCATTTGAATGGATAAAGTATTTACTTGTATTGTACATTGAAGTAAGGCACAATATCATATCCCACATCACATGTTGTCAGTTGGAGAAGCATACATGAAAGCCTCAAGCAAACAAATATTATATTCTCTGGACCTTTGATTCCCATAGTTCATAAATCAGTTAAATGGTGAAAACTACATTGTACTTGATGGAAATAACTCTTAAAATATAGATGGACAAAAGTTACAGCACTGGTAAATATAATACCATGCAACAGTTTTCTGTGCAGTGGTAGTGGCACCACATACACACAATAAATCTGTGCAGTCTCTTGTGCAAGGAAATCAAATGATCAATTACCTGAAAGACTGTAGAACTTGCCTAAATGTGACCTTTTCCTGGAGCTTGAACTCTAGCCGCTTGccaggaaaggaaaaaaaataattagctgcAGCTAAATGTAAAAGGAGATTTTAAAATAGCAGCTGCAAGAGAAAAGCTACAGTTTGGATGCCTATAAGGCTATAACTGAGCTTTGATGCAATAAGTATTACTAAACTCTCAATTAAGATAGTGGCACTCATTTCATGATAGACCATACATATCAGACTTGCCTGTTTGCTTTTGTAGCATGGCCAAAGATTACCCAGATACCTTGCCTGCCTAAAATTATTTCAGGGTGCCTGTGCGTTCAACACGATAATCttctattgttttttcttttgaatgcAATCTCAATGCAAATCCTGCTGTAATCAGGATAGTAAACTTATTGCCCATAATTAGGAGACCTAGGATACGTATGTGATCCATAGCTACATTTGGTTCATATCAAAACTCACATATGAGAATATaatgaaatatttttcatccaaaaggaaatatagacatatatactTAAAACCATATTTAAAAAATCTAACATAACCAAAAACAGTAGTGAATCATCCTACCATATTTAGTAACAATATTGGTCGAATCAAAGCGCTTTCAGTTAGACAAAATGCCTCTTGCCTGACCACCATCTTTTTTTCAACGCACATGCTGCTAGGCAGAGGATCTCCCAGAGTCCAAAGAGTAGCACATTACTTCTTCCTAAAAGGAAAGAAATAGCTTGCTTAAAAACTCGGTGATCTTAACTCAGATAAATGGACCTCATATGGCAGGGATGGGAAGGCAGTGGTGGCACCATGAACAGAAACTGTACATGGTcaagcatttcatcaaacatatGAAGTGCATAGAGAATTAGTGTAACAGAGAACACATCAATGAATCGAAATTGAACCCTAGTTCTTCAATCTCTCAGAAATAAGCATCAAGAATTTGGTGATAAGACACACAAACCATGGACTCCTTTTGGGGTTCAGATGTTGAATCTTCTGCCCTACTTGTCAAGGGCACGCAAGAAGGATACAGCAGTCAggagaatctggatcttcagGAGTCTTGATGGAGGAGAGCCCCTAGCTAGAGAGAGGGCTGGGGCAGttgcgaatttcagattggagATGAAGAATCTGATCTCAGAGGCGAGTTGTGGTTTGGTGGGTAGTCCAGCTCGTCCAAGaaaaatggaggtcgtgggtTAGTTGGGATTATATGGCGTAGGAATCTGCGGAGAGTGATTAGCAGGTTGTTAGGTGTGGGTAACATTTGGTTTTTGGAGGGAAAGTGTTATAGAATTGGCGGTGGAGTATTTGAGGGGAATTgtgcagtaaaaaaaattgagataaTGGTCCCTTTTCAGCGAAATGAGACAGCACGCACAAGTATTGATTTAATTAACATtttctgcatatatatatatatatattattttctgCATATATGTCTAAAGTTAACCATTTGATTAAATTTAGTACTCCCTTCAGTAAAAAATATTGCGTTTGATTTCTTTAGTTAGTAATGCAGAAGTTTGACCATAATTTTCTAATACGGAAACTATATATGTACtgcctactctctccgtccaaaacAGGAAACAACCTAGGTGTTGATTTGGCACCACACCGCGTAGGACAATGATTCACTCTGAAGTTTAATGGAGCTTTACATAAAACGTGTAAAGTACCCTAGTTTGGTCCAAATTTCATCTTCCAATCATGCTCTCAATTCCTTAGAAAACCAATGGAGTTTGtgcaaatataattttattgcaCATTCCAAATAAAACTTGTGTATTTTTTCTTAGTACGCAGTGACAAATCACTTTAGTGCGCTATAGAGTAAGTTAGTATAATTATAGAAATAAGCAATTGTCAATGATATATAGTCACAATATAAGTTAGAACATCGTAAAATTATAGGCATCGCAAAATGAATTGCTATGTTATTGTCATGTCTAAAGGTTCGAGCGCCATTGTCTAGGACGAGGAGGCACCATAGCCTCTGGCACCAAGTAATTGCCATTGCCAAATATTGTCTCTAGACTAACTCTTATGCCTTGTGGCCGATGAAAGTAATAAGATTATCTCGCTTGATAACTctaaaagtttatacaccttatCTACACCTATACTAATTGGGAACTTTCTATGAGCTTCCACGTTAATCAGAAAGATCTAACCATTGATTAGATTGATCGCTCTATCTTAACCGTACAATTAACGTGCAGCTAAAAGGCCCATTAATAAACGTGCAACTAAAAGCCCATTGAAACATGTAATTAAAAGCACGTGTactcaagaaaaaaagaaacaccaGTGTGGTACCGAATCATAACAGCGTAGacataataaaaaacaaaaccctactctgtgctctgccgaaGGACGACGAGAGGCTGGTCCaggcggtcgccgtcgtcgctaaCTATGAGCCAAACTTGCCTTCTCGATAACCTCCCTATCACCCCCGATGAGTTGATTGGATTCCAGGCCAACCACCAATGTCGATATAACCTGGTAAGATTGATTCATTAATCAGATTAATGATTGATCTTTTATGGCAAATCGCAAAAGGCAGAGTTAAACTAACGATCTTAATAGTCATTACTCATTATCATGTGATTTTCTGTTGGACTATTATGCTATCTTCAACAATCCTATAGCATTGCTTGGTTGCCTTCGATTCTGAGTCTCCTGTGTCTAATTCCGCTCGATGTTCTGTGCAGGCAGACTACCTAAGTCCTCCGTTGACATAAGTTGATGTATTGATGAAGCAAGCAATTCAGCGATATCATCTGAAAATTCAATTCCCCAACTGTTTAGACAAGCGCAAAAGTTTCCAATGCCAGCACATGTTAGCAAAGGAAAACATCACCTCTCACCAAATCAAGCAAGAGCAATCTCTTGATGCGTACATGTCATAATTTGCGCAGGTAAATATGTTTTCTTATGGTGAATTAATTTTCCTATACTAGATACgacttaattaattgtttatttATCATATGAGAGGCAATtagtttattaattttttaatccaAATGGAGTTCCCACAATCTGAAAGCGAGGTAATGACCGACAATCTTAATTAGGGGCAATTGTGAATTTTACCACTACTTTAAATCGTTAaaactgccactagaaaattgcaaaaaaatgccactagaactgtcattcgagtggcatcctttcaaaattgaaaaaaccggtggcaaatttgcaaatgcccctcTTAATTACTACCTCAGTCTAATAAAACGTGCACACTATTTTAGATTCAActcttaaaatatataacaaatagttagtctaatattttttttttgcgaggatagtctaatataaattaaatttgttttagaAAGTAATATCATCGATTGACATTTGATGTTATTTTCATATGCATGCTTATAACTTTATATAAACACTGCGGTATATATGACAAAGTGAAAGTGGGATAtagggaagaaaaaaatgttctcACACTGTAAAACAAGTAGTACAAATGGATTTAATAGCTTGATCCCAATAGAGTTTCTTGAGATGCCAATTCTAATATAATACATTGATTTAAGGTAAGAGAAAAATAAGGTGCATAGGCTTTGTCATCAATCCATGAACGTCTATATTATATTCATGTGGATCGTATTTGACAATCCATGTTAATAAAACATGTTGTTCGTACAATATCATGGACTATTTAGGTTTAGCTTCTCCACAATTTAATGTGTCTGAGACTCAAAATTAAGAATATGAAGTTGTACCCATCATTCGCTCTCAATATGTTACCTtagtaatttaattttaaaagatgAAATTAATAAAGAGCAAGCTGCAATTGCATTGACATGTAGTACTCTTTCAAGCCAAACTACTATAATTCAGATAATAACGGACCAATTGATTTAATATATGACCAAAATTATAACATTTATAATATTTGTAATAGTGCCCCGTGCGTTGACGGCTAGTATATATAATGGAGCATTGTTTTATTCATTATTATACGACTGTCACAGCCATAGGATGACATGCCCATGAATCTACCAACCACATTCATTCATGCGGTCAAAGCCCAAGGGCCCAAGGCCCAATTCTAATCTGTCTGCCTAACAGTAACAGGCCCTACAATCACAGTGCAGTCCACTTGCGATCGAAAGACAGTTAACTGAAGAATCTGCTGTTTACCCCAGCCCTGTACAGCTGCATGGACTTGTGGGTAGAGAGGTTAATCTCAGTGTATGCAGGGACAAAGAAAACATCGCCTTCCTTTGCCTCCTTTTTCCCACCAGACAGAGACTCTGCGTGGAGCCCTCCTTCCCCGGTTATAACGAGAAAGACAGATGGGCCTGGCACCGAGGATATGGTAACAACTTCATCTGCAGGTACCAAGCACCAATCCACCTCGAACTCATCAAATGGAGGGCTGTACCGCCTTACGTGTGGCTGCACAGGAACGCCTTGCAAGATTTCAGGGAATGCCTGCATGCAAAATATACATAGTTTTCAAGAAGcaaattacaaaaatatatgCCTTCACTAACTTGATTAAAAAAACTCTTATAGactaaaacatatattttttaacaccAAAGATGGAATGGACCTAGCTAGTGAACTTAGGTACTAACTTGCATTGTGAGGTTCGACATCATAGATCAGATAGAAGATCACTGGCAACATTGTAAACACAGAGGATATACTTGCCAAATACATACATACAGGTGGAACAAGTATACAATATAAAGGAAGTAATATAGACGTGACACGATAGTAATATCGATACTCACCTGTTTATATGTTAGCATTGAGCAAAGAGTTTGTATGTCTTTGTATTTAGGAGTCAAACCAGCACGGACCACATTGTCTGAAGTGGCCATACATTCGATGCATTCCCCAGAGAGATATGCGTGAGGCTCATTTGCACCAATGTGAAGTGCTTCACCAGGACTAAGTTTGACGTAGTTAAAGAAGAGTGCTGCTAGAACACCAACATCCTCTTGATATTGTCTCTCCAGTGACAAAACCAGCTCTTCTTTATCTGTTAAGGTCCTAATCTGGATACATAAAGAAATCATGAgccaagaagaaatcaaaggcTTCGCCATTGTTGCTcattgaaaaaaattcaaaataaagcAAAACGTGGAACATGAGTCAACATTGACGCCaaacatatttattttgggaAAAAGGAGACTGTTTGTTTTTCTCGAATACTTAAAGGCTTGcgtatctttgtattaagatcGAAAATGTTTGAGGTTACAACGATGCGCCTCTAAGGGGCGCCCGCACCTCACTAAGATCATATTGGTAtattctctctcaaaaaaaaagagcagacCCAATTGAAGACGGGAGTGAGGTACAACAAGGCCATTAGGTCACGGATTAAGCTACCTAACTTGGAGTTCCCCGCATCAATCCAGCGATCTGCCTCTTTTGTCTTATTGCTGATCAGTTATCACCATTCAAGGACCTTTTCAACCATTACAAATTGCACTAGGCAATTTGAGTTGTAGCACATACCAGCCTATAATTATGGAATATAGCAGTTTACCGCATATACATTCAATTTAGTGCATGTTATTTAGATCTAACACCAGCTTCCAAAATATTGGGTGGCAACTATACTTGGTAAgcaaaaaaaagggaggggggggggatcATATCAACTTCAAAAGTATATGTGTCATATGAAAAAATAGGGAACATTATATTGGTGCAAATTTGTCTTGCTGTAACAGAGAAACaaggagtaaaaaaaaacattcaaataATGTTGATCCAAACAAAAGGGATAATGACACGATGTAGATAAAAATGGTAACCTTGGGTACCTTTTAGCATGGCATGCAAGATTTCAAGCTTTGACTGATCTAAAACTACATGCAGTAGTACATGTTTGCAGTTTCCAATTGTTATGTctcaaaagaaatatatatatccaacatTTCATCGAGGCTTTTGTGATCAACCTTACAGTTATGCTAAGAATTATTATTTTCAAGGAAACATAATGTTAACATCTGTCATAAATACTCGAAATAATATGATATTTAGCTTTACTACAAGCCACATGCATGTAGATGATCTTGTAAGCTATGCTCAACCTTAACATTATCTCATTTGTGCACTTTAGCCAATACTACCCATGTTTGGCACTTAATGGTCTTAAGTGTCGTTGACTGTAAGCTGAGTGGAAGCCCCTAAAGTTCACACCTACAGCTTAGTTCATATGAAAATAACAAATCTCAGGTACATATGCATTACATGACAAAAGTTTCatctaacaaaacaaataacgattttatgattttttttgaacaagATGAATGCTCAAATACTATTTCAAAAGTTAACGGTGACAAGTATTTACAAGTAGGTAGTAGCAGTAGTACGTAAAGACCTTTTCCATGACACATGGATTAAGAAAACGTTAATGCATCGTCATAGTGAATACTATAATGAAATATAtggaggcggcgcggaggtTACTATATACCCCTTCCATCCAAGTCTTAGTCCTATTTCATTTCTTGAGTTTTCCAAATGAGATTGGCTTATTTGTAGGCTCCATACATATAAGAGTTAGATAAAGGGTTGTCTTTTCGTTTTAACATGCTAAATTAAACTGTTAACCGGAACCCAAACAACCATCTTAACattcattggttgcatgcatgcatattgtttcttggttttgttACACGAGAAAATTTCTTGTTGGTGTtggtaaaaaagaaatatgacttagatttttggatggagggagtactccataATAACTGATGTCGCAAAAAATGATACTGTAGAAGCTCACAGCAATTATATATGGGTCTAGGAAAAAATAATCACCTTGCTCTCAATATTCAGGCGACTGATCAGTTTGGAAAGTGCTTCAGAAACCATGTCTTTACTTGCTAACATTAGGTTAGCAAAAGCTGATTGCAAAGTGGATTTTACTTGATTACCCGCATCATACTCCTTGAAGCTCATGAGCTTGGCAGCATGCTCATGCCCAATTAGCCCTTCAACTTCAGGTACAGTCCTCAGGACATCCTTGAGCTCCTACATTGTATCAATTAACCAGGCAGAAGCAAATTGTGTTGCGACGGATCAAAGGGAGCTAAGTGAGGCATAGGCATGGTTCTGGACACGTATATAGTAAGTACCTGGATGGCCGCAAAACCATAGAGCGCCCGGAACTCGGTGATGGCGATGGCCATCTCGGGCTTGTGGTTGTCATCCTTGTAGACGGAAGGGCGCAGCGCGTGCAGCGCCTCGGCGCGTTTCTTGTCCGGGTGCGCCTGGATCGAGAGCGCCTTGGCCACCGAAAGCACCTGCACGTAACcagcgtcgtcggcgccggccaccAGCGACGTACGTACATGAAACAAATTAACAAGCAAGCCAATTAAAACAAATTAAGCAGCGAATAGTAGCGTACGTACCTTGAAGAGGAATGGGAGGTCGCCTCCCCaccgcgcggcgacggcggggccgAGCGCGTCGGGTGTCCGCGCGAGCCAGTCCCTGAGCAGCAtgaggtcgccgtcgccgtcgaggagcGTGGAGGGGCCCGACGGGTGTGTGCCCATCCAGAGCTCAGCATACGGGCGGGCCAAGTCGGGATCCTGCTGGTCCGCGAGGCGCGCGACGATGGAGGCAGCCCCGCGTCGGCCCCACTCGTAGTGCTGCACCGCGCACCGCAgcctctgcggcggcggcggcggcggcggcggcgggtcctCCATTGGGGTTTGGGCCGTTGGGGGGTTGGGAGAGGTTGGAGGGGCAGACGCGTTTAATAGAAGGAGAGGGACGAGGAATGGTGGCGGCCCAACGAGGGGCGATGCGGCGTGTCTGTCATTGCCgttttattataataataataataaaaaacaatccTGATTGTGCACGCGCCCCGCTCCCGACCctcacgtacgtacgtagtCACGCTATCACGCAGACCAGGCGGGTggtgctaatgggcgggtgTCGGGTGATCGCTCCCCTAACACAGCTCCTCCCCCCTTATTCTCTACTTACTGCaccataatttattttaaaaaaacaagttaaaaaaatagaaaacaaatccAATATCTTTTATTTATGTGCATAGActttatacttatatatatatactttatactGTAAACttctgttgacgaaaaaatcgaacacaccggcctgggagatctgtcagtcagtttgatcctgcaactgacaagatatgtaaacaatagatcaaacagccgatcggctgataagccgatggagtaattccagccgatgccgataccagccgatagcgatagggtttaagcaattggctatatgtccaatgtatatgatgatataaaggcaatcggctgatgatgataaaatataacaacaatataatccagtataaaccaatcggctaataatgatatgatagataagcattgatccgaaggttaaagcatacatcggctggagatccgatgtcataaaatccacaagattagattaaacagtgaaatctttgttgtcatcggctaaatccaacttatatatacaatccttataagccgatgcaacgtctagataattcatcggctgaaaccccgatgaaacccttattggcagtcaacaagcaggctagagattatggttctaagaaCGACTTattagatcaaacttaactgatgcagcactaagtatggaGAGAAACACAATATAtagacaatcaagcccttgatttattttcagggtggtagatgtctaagctaatctaatctagcaacacgatttagccgataccgacaGAATCCCTAAAGCGAgtagcagccgatagagctaaattgatatgctaagactagattaacagagacatatgataaataggtaggttgatatatcatccaaaccgtAGCAATCCAAAAGGTCGAatatactgatgcagccttgaacgacgccgacgtagatgaCAAATTCACCAGGGCCCGatggaacgtaggacttaccccttcgccggagatcgaactgaaccgatgcagccccgcgtcaggtgcccaaATTCCGCCggaagataagtaaaaacctcggtaaagagggtggcgatgcgccgagagtagttgtattgatcgatgtgatagattacatagaccccgggtgtacatatttatacccatgggttgatacaagtccttgtcggacactaaacacactttcctaaagataaaaggaaactaacaaactattcctaattaatagataacttgccatgccgcattctctttgaactcggtctcttctggataagtttCCTTTaatagatcaatttccttaaccgaatatagcaagaatccgacaactgacgactcgacaactctcatcggctaatctcaggacttcgaagccgatgctgactctaagccgatgattactccgggcttaccaaatttcactgttaacaacttcccacatataaactttatgtatataaatattctatataaaaacatatttgaaTCTAAATACAAagttgaatcgggtatataaactttgggcCTACAAATTTTAagtgtacaaactttagatgtataaactttagatgtcaGATATGCTTGCTTTATTAATTAAGAGGGCTAAAGATGCTGGTTCTCTTCATGGGGTAGTACCTCATTTAGTAGATGATGGTTTGtctattttacaatatgcagatgatactaTCATCTTTTTGGAGCATGATttacaacaagcaaagaatttgaaattgattttatccgtgtttgaaaaattatctggttgaaaataaattttcacaaaagtgaATTATTCTGTTTTGGCCAAGCAAAGGAGTATTATGATCAATATTCAA comes from the Oryza glaberrima chromosome 9, OglaRS2, whole genome shotgun sequence genome and includes:
- the LOC127784225 gene encoding mannose-6-phosphate isomerase 1-like, whose translation is MEDPPPPPPPPPQRLRCAVQHYEWGRRGAASIVARLADQQDPDLARPYAELWMGTHPSGPSTLLDGDGDLMLLRDWLARTPDALGPAVAARWGGDLPFLFKVLSVAKALSIQAHPDKKRAEALHALRPSVYKDDNHKPEMAIAITEFRALYGFAAIQELKDVLRTVPEVEGLIGHEHAAKLMSFKEYDAGNQVKSTLQSAFANLMLASKDMVSEALSKLISRLNIESKIRTLTDKEELVLSLERQYQEDVGVLAALFFNYVKLSPGEALHIGANEPHAYLSGECIECMATSDNVVRAGLTPKYKDIQTLCSMLTYKQAFPEILQGVPVQPHVRRYSPPFDEFEVDWCLVPADEVVTISSVPGPSVFLVITGEGGLHAESLSGGKKEAKEGDVFFVPAYTEINLSTHKSMQLYRAGVNSRFFS